Below is a genomic region from candidate division SR1 bacterium Aalborg_AAW-1.
CCTTTTTGGTATTGTTTTGTTGAAATTCGATCATATAAGAGTTGTGACCAGCTCCATTCAGTGCTTCTTGTGAACGGTCAGCATTTCGAGGATATCTTGCTCATCGGTGCCTTGTTTCTCAAGCTGTTATGCGTATTCCCAGTATTTCTAATTCCTGATCCCAATCAAGCTCATAAATTTCTTTTCGTTGAAAATTTTTGACCCATTTTTTGGTATTCATGGCGGTAATACAGGTGATCTTATATGGTTGTTTATGTGTAATCGCTCTCAGTGTCTGAACATCGAGATGATCCATATGAGCATGAGAGAGTAAGATGATATCTATAGGAGGTAATTGTTCTACTGTCATAGCAGGAGGCGTAAATCTTTTGGGACCCAAAGTGGGAAGTCATCGTAGTTTAATTCCAATACGAGAAAAAAGTACAGGATCAGTAAGGATGGTTAGATAAGGTAACTCAATCAATACTGTAGCATGTCAGAGTCGTGTAATAGTAGTACGTTCCTGTGACATAGAAGAATATTACTCATCTAAAATAGTATGTATCGTTTTACTATGTTCATAAAGTATCTCATAAGGTATATCCTTTTGGAGATAATAGATGAGAACACTTGCAAGATTATCTATGTGTTCTGGTTTCAGATAGTGAAAAAATTCATAATCCTGACCCTCATGGACGATGAGGATCATTGATTTAGAGTCAGGATTCTGTTTATTTGTTTTGAGATAACTCGTATTCTTTTGTTCGTAAAGTTGTTTTTTTATAAGAATAACAGGAGTAGTTGAGTAGGG
It encodes:
- a CDS encoding metal-dependent hydrolase, which produces MSQERTTITRLGHATVLIELPYLTILTDPVLFSRIGIKLRGLPTLGPKRFTPPAMTVEQLPPIDIILLSHAHMDHLDVQTLRAITHKQPYKITCITAMNTKKWVKNFQRKEIYELDWDQELEILGIRITAGETRHRGARYPRNADRSQEALNGAGHNSYMIEFQQNNTKKEIVFGGDTAYTHAFKKWSTEHVDVAIMPIGAYDPFRFQHCTPEEALKMAKDMNSKVFIPIHWNTFILSKEKRTAPLERLQEALEHDSTITLGLYQIGEQYTLS